One genomic window of Cellulophaga sp. Hel_I_12 includes the following:
- the pdhA gene encoding pyruvate dehydrogenase (acetyl-transferring) E1 component subunit alpha, translating into MKKITKEVYLKWYEDMLFWRKFEDKLAAVYIQQKVRGFLHLYNGQEAVLAGALHAMDLTKDKMITAYRNHVQPIGMGVDPKRVMAELYGKVTGTSQGMGGSMHIFSKEHRFYGGHGIVGGQIPLGAGLAFADKYKKNDAVTLCYMGDGAVRQGSLHETFNLAMLWQLPVVFVCENNGYAMGTSVARTSFSTDIWKLGLGYEMPCGPVDGMDPVTVAKEMNKAIERARSGGGPTFLEMKTYRYRGHSMSDAQQYRTKDEVEEYKKIDPITQVLQVIKDNKYATDEEIKAIDKRVKQLVNECEKFADESDYPPISQLYDMVYDQEDYPFLKHKL; encoded by the coding sequence ATGAAAAAAATCACAAAAGAGGTCTACCTTAAATGGTATGAAGATATGTTGTTCTGGAGAAAATTCGAGGATAAACTAGCCGCGGTATATATTCAACAAAAAGTTCGAGGATTCTTGCATCTTTACAATGGGCAAGAAGCTGTATTAGCTGGGGCTTTACATGCCATGGATCTTACCAAAGATAAAATGATTACAGCCTATAGAAATCACGTTCAGCCCATTGGGATGGGTGTTGATCCTAAACGAGTAATGGCCGAATTGTACGGAAAAGTTACAGGTACATCGCAAGGTATGGGAGGCTCTATGCATATTTTTTCTAAGGAACACCGTTTTTATGGTGGGCATGGTATTGTGGGTGGTCAAATTCCATTAGGAGCCGGGCTTGCTTTTGCTGATAAATACAAAAAAAATGATGCTGTAACTCTTTGTTATATGGGAGATGGTGCAGTACGTCAAGGTTCTTTACATGAAACCTTTAATTTGGCGATGTTATGGCAATTACCTGTGGTTTTTGTCTGTGAAAATAATGGCTACGCGATGGGAACTTCTGTGGCAAGAACGTCATTCTCTACCGATATTTGGAAATTAGGATTAGGCTACGAGATGCCTTGCGGACCTGTGGATGGTATGGATCCTGTAACGGTAGCTAAAGAAATGAATAAGGCTATTGAAAGAGCCAGAAGTGGTGGTGGACCAACATTTTTAGAAATGAAGACCTATAGATATAGAGGCCACTCCATGTCGGATGCGCAGCAATATAGAACGAAAGATGAGGTAGAAGAGTATAAAAAAATAGATCCTATTACTCAAGTTTTACAGGTGATTAAGGATAATAAGTACGCCACAGACGAAGAGATTAAGGCAATAGATAAGAGGGTAAAACAATTGGTGAACGAATGTGAAAAGTTTGCTGACGAATCTGATTATCCGCCGATAAGTCAATTATACGATATGGTTTACGATCAAGAAGATTACCCGTTTTTAAAACATAAATTATAG
- the cdd gene encoding cytidine deaminase, protein MKKHQIIIDYHVYPDLDSLNTEDKLLMKSAIEARRNAYAPYSNFYVGAAVLLGNAEVVIGNNQENASYPSGLCAERVAIFQAGARYPGIEIKTVAITATSKNYVVKEPAAPCGNCRQSMIEYEQKQQQPIRVLLMGEEGQVVLFHSLADILPLAFSSSFL, encoded by the coding sequence TTGAAAAAACACCAAATTATTATTGATTACCATGTTTATCCAGATCTTGACAGTCTAAATACAGAAGATAAACTACTTATGAAATCGGCCATTGAAGCACGTCGTAACGCCTATGCGCCCTATTCTAACTTTTATGTAGGTGCTGCTGTTTTGCTGGGGAATGCTGAGGTTGTTATAGGAAATAACCAAGAAAACGCATCCTATCCTTCGGGACTATGCGCAGAGCGTGTTGCTATTTTTCAAGCAGGTGCTAGGTATCCTGGAATAGAAATAAAAACGGTTGCAATTACGGCTACCTCTAAAAACTATGTTGTTAAAGAGCCAGCTGCACCTTGCGGTAATTGTCGTCAATCTATGATTGAGTACGAGCAAAAGCAACAGCAGCCCATTAGAGTTTTATTAATGGGAGAAGAAGGTCAGGTTGTCTTATTTCATTCTTTAGCGGATATTTTGCCATTAGCTTTCAGTAGTTCATTCCTATAG
- the gldJ gene encoding gliding motility lipoprotein GldJ, with product MKKQFIKVVLSCAVIAGGFSSCKNASSSKNTSRATGWKINAKEGGFQHNTDYKEQETAPGLVFVEGGTFTKGKVQDDVMHDWNNTPTQQHVMSFYMDETEVTNSMYLEYLDYLKSVYPPEDPRYTNIYTGALPDTLVWRNRLGFNETMTNNYLRHPAYAEYPVVGVNWIQAVQFAEWRTDRVNEIMLEREGYLSEEAKYKVVNGDIEGSFSTEAYLNRPESVYNGQIDSLQGKMKKDSISNFATRSTGIILPEYRLPTETEWEYAAAAQVGSREYNNYRGRKKYPWEGDYTRNGQRVGRGDQLANFKQGKGDYGGIAGWSDDGADITAEVKSYKPNDLGLYDMAGNVAEWTADVYRPIVDDEVSDFNYYRGNVYMKSAIGEDGKVSVIRDSIAYDTLPNGKVIAVNLPGELKMVAVDEQETYLRTNFSSSDNRGYRDGEPGSSRFYDKFSDDEENKKKMYNSPTFKVEKDSVGNISREYDKSNYRTTLINDEVRVFKGGSWRDRAYWLDPAQRRFLPQYMATDYIGFRCAMSRVGSKSKTKNKTVRGKKAK from the coding sequence ATGAAAAAACAATTCATCAAAGTTGTACTCTCTTGTGCTGTAATCGCAGGCGGTTTTAGTAGCTGTAAAAACGCTTCTTCTTCTAAAAACACATCTAGAGCTACTGGTTGGAAAATAAACGCTAAAGAAGGTGGCTTTCAACATAATACAGATTACAAGGAGCAAGAAACTGCCCCTGGATTAGTATTTGTTGAAGGGGGTACTTTTACCAAAGGTAAGGTTCAGGATGATGTGATGCATGACTGGAATAACACGCCAACACAACAGCATGTCATGTCTTTTTATATGGATGAAACTGAGGTAACTAATTCTATGTACTTAGAGTACTTAGATTACCTAAAAAGTGTTTATCCCCCTGAAGATCCAAGATATACAAACATTTACACAGGCGCCTTACCAGATACTTTAGTTTGGAGAAACCGATTAGGTTTTAACGAAACGATGACCAATAACTATTTGCGTCACCCAGCCTATGCAGAATATCCTGTGGTTGGTGTCAACTGGATTCAAGCCGTGCAATTTGCGGAGTGGAGAACAGATCGCGTTAACGAAATTATGCTCGAGAGAGAAGGGTATCTTTCTGAAGAGGCTAAGTATAAAGTTGTAAACGGGGATATCGAAGGTTCTTTTAGTACAGAGGCTTACTTAAACAGACCAGAATCTGTATATAATGGTCAAATAGACTCTTTACAAGGAAAAATGAAGAAAGATTCTATTTCGAACTTTGCAACTCGTAGTACTGGAATTATTTTACCAGAATACAGACTACCCACAGAAACAGAATGGGAATATGCCGCAGCTGCACAAGTTGGATCAAGAGAATACAACAACTACAGAGGTAGAAAAAAATATCCATGGGAAGGTGATTATACTAGAAATGGTCAACGTGTTGGTCGTGGTGATCAATTAGCCAACTTTAAACAAGGAAAAGGTGATTACGGCGGAATCGCTGGTTGGTCAGACGATGGTGCTGATATTACTGCCGAAGTTAAATCATACAAACCAAATGATTTAGGCCTGTATGACATGGCTGGTAACGTAGCAGAATGGACTGCCGATGTGTATAGACCTATCGTAGACGACGAAGTAAGTGATTTTAACTATTATCGTGGAAATGTGTACATGAAAAGTGCTATTGGCGAAGACGGTAAAGTAAGTGTTATCCGAGATTCTATCGCTTACGACACTTTACCTAATGGGAAAGTGATTGCAGTAAATTTACCAGGAGAACTTAAAATGGTCGCTGTTGATGAGCAAGAAACCTATTTACGTACAAACTTCTCTTCTAGTGATAATAGAGGCTATAGAGATGGTGAGCCAGGTTCTTCAAGATTTTATGATAAATTTAGTGATGACGAGGAAAATAAGAAGAAAATGTACAACTCTCCTACTTTTAAAGTAGAAAAAGATTCTGTTGGTAATATTTCTAGAGAATATGACAAATCAAATTACAGAACTACCTTAATTAACGATGAAGTTAGGGTTTTCAAAGGGGGTTCTTGGAGAGATAGAGCGTATTGGTTAGATCCAGCACAACGTAGATTTTTACCACAATATATGGCTACAGACTACATCGGGTTTAGATGTGCTATGTCAAGAGTTGGTTCAAAATCGAAAACAAAAAATAAAACCGTTAGAGGTAAAAAAGCTAAATAA
- the porV gene encoding type IX secretion system outer membrane channel protein PorV produces MKKIVTATLLLIVFKMSAQQEESRPIPTGVPFLTITADARASGMGDIGVATSVDAYSQQWNPAKFAFAEHKMGFGISYAPYLESLVNDIGLLSANYYNKINDRSAFAASLRYFTLGEIELRQTAGEEGRIVKPNEVAIDGSYSLKLSETFSMAVAGRFISSNLRFPDQTGSSDTQAANTFAVDLAGFYRSREIAYDKFSGRWRAGFNISNLGNKITYDEGGQENFLPTNLKAGIGFDFILDMDNTLAITTEFNKLLVPTPQDFNGDGVINGNDNEEYQNIGFLSGVFQSFGDAPDGISEELKEITWALGAEYSYQNAFMLRTGYFNESNLKGARKFFSLGAGFKFKATQVDLSYLFSSSRIQNPLENSLRFSLTFNLGEEMFND; encoded by the coding sequence ATGAAAAAAATAGTAACAGCAACTTTATTATTAATTGTTTTTAAAATGTCGGCACAACAAGAAGAAAGTCGACCAATACCAACAGGGGTTCCCTTTTTAACTATTACTGCAGATGCGAGAGCATCGGGTATGGGAGATATTGGCGTTGCAACGTCTGTTGATGCCTATTCACAACAATGGAATCCTGCAAAGTTTGCCTTTGCAGAACATAAAATGGGTTTTGGTATCAGTTATGCCCCTTATTTAGAAAGCTTAGTGAATGATATTGGACTTTTAAGTGCCAACTATTATAATAAGATAAATGATCGTAGTGCTTTTGCAGCCAGTCTTAGGTATTTTACGCTTGGCGAAATAGAACTTAGACAAACCGCAGGAGAGGAAGGTAGAATTGTAAAACCTAACGAAGTGGCTATTGATGGTTCTTACTCCCTGAAATTATCCGAAACATTTTCCATGGCTGTTGCAGGTCGATTTATCAGTTCAAATTTAAGGTTCCCTGATCAAACGGGATCTTCAGATACGCAAGCTGCAAATACATTTGCCGTAGATTTGGCAGGTTTTTATCGCTCAAGAGAAATCGCTTATGATAAGTTTAGCGGACGTTGGAGGGCTGGTTTTAATATATCAAACCTAGGAAATAAAATCACCTATGATGAAGGCGGTCAAGAAAACTTTTTACCCACTAATCTTAAAGCTGGAATTGGCTTTGACTTTATTCTTGATATGGACAACACCCTTGCTATTACTACAGAGTTTAATAAGCTATTGGTACCTACGCCTCAAGATTTCAACGGCGATGGTGTTATCAATGGGAATGATAACGAAGAATATCAAAACATAGGTTTTTTAAGTGGTGTGTTTCAATCCTTTGGAGATGCTCCCGATGGTATTTCTGAAGAGTTAAAAGAAATTACCTGGGCATTAGGAGCTGAATATAGCTATCAAAATGCATTTATGTTGAGAACAGGTTATTTTAATGAAAGTAACTTAAAGGGAGCTCGTAAATTCTTTTCTTTAGGTGCTGGCTTTAAATTTAAAGCCACCCAAGTTGATTTGTCGTATTTATTTTCATCCTCAAGAATTCAAAATCCTTTAGAGAATTCGTTGCGATTTTCTTTAACCTTTAATTTAGGAGAAGAAATGTTTAATGATTAA
- the murF gene encoding UDP-N-acetylmuramoyl-tripeptide--D-alanyl-D-alanine ligase, translating into MNIEKLYELFLQFPNVSTDTRKITKDCLFFALKGDHFNGNSYAQQAIEKGAAFAIVDEEAFAHHPSIILVQDSLETLQQLANFHRKKSKAKIISLTGSNGKTTTKELISSVLATSYKTIATVGNLNNHIGVPLTLLSIKKNTEIAIIEMGANHQKEIEFLCAIAEPDFGYITNFGKAHLEGFGGVEGVIKGKSELYNFIIEQNRTIFFNADDAIQVSKLNAYEKKYGFSQEKNEYHHIKYISADPFVKLQFEDKIIHSKLIGVYNFVNCCAAILMGSYFKVSFENIKKGIENYIPVNNRSQIIDKNGHQIILDAYNANPSSMIVALENFKNLNVDPKIIFLGDMFELGETAPEEHQAIVDLASSMRFDTVFLIGKNFAKTKNKEQTFETFEALASFLEKNPIPKSNILIKGSRGMALERLLELL; encoded by the coding sequence ATGAATATTGAAAAACTATACGAGCTCTTTTTGCAGTTCCCCAACGTATCGACCGATACACGAAAAATAACTAAAGACTGTTTATTCTTTGCTTTAAAGGGTGATCATTTTAATGGCAATTCCTATGCCCAACAAGCCATAGAAAAAGGTGCTGCCTTTGCTATTGTGGATGAAGAAGCTTTTGCTCATCACCCATCTATAATTTTAGTTCAAGACAGCCTAGAAACATTACAGCAATTAGCGAATTTTCATAGAAAAAAATCAAAAGCTAAAATTATAAGTTTAACAGGGAGTAACGGAAAAACAACGACTAAAGAGTTGATTAGCTCTGTCCTAGCGACTAGCTATAAAACCATAGCCACGGTGGGGAACTTAAACAATCATATTGGTGTTCCATTAACCTTACTCAGCATTAAAAAAAATACTGAAATCGCGATTATTGAAATGGGCGCAAACCACCAAAAAGAGATCGAATTTCTATGTGCCATAGCGGAACCTGATTTTGGTTATATTACCAATTTCGGAAAAGCACACTTAGAGGGTTTTGGTGGTGTCGAAGGTGTTATTAAAGGAAAAAGTGAGTTGTATAATTTTATCATCGAACAAAATAGAACCATTTTTTTTAATGCTGATGATGCCATACAAGTATCCAAGTTAAATGCTTACGAAAAAAAGTATGGTTTTAGTCAAGAGAAAAATGAATACCATCATATAAAGTATATTTCTGCCGACCCTTTTGTGAAACTTCAATTTGAAGACAAAATTATACACTCTAAATTAATCGGGGTTTATAATTTTGTAAACTGTTGTGCAGCCATCCTCATGGGTAGTTATTTTAAGGTGTCTTTTGAAAATATTAAAAAGGGAATTGAAAATTATATACCCGTAAATAATCGTTCTCAAATCATCGATAAAAATGGCCATCAGATTATTCTAGACGCCTATAACGCTAACCCAAGTAGCATGATCGTAGCCTTAGAGAATTTTAAAAATTTAAATGTTGATCCTAAAATTATATTTTTAGGTGATATGTTTGAACTAGGCGAAACTGCTCCCGAGGAGCATCAAGCAATTGTAGACTTAGCAAGTTCAATGCGTTTTGATACTGTCTTTTTAATTGGTAAAAATTTCGCAAAAACCAAAAATAAAGAACAAACCTTTGAAACTTTTGAAGCCTTGGCATCGTTTCTTGAAAAAAATCCCATACCAAAAAGTAATATCCTTATAAAAGGTTCTCGCGGAATGGCTTTAGAGCGACTTTTAGAACTTTTATAA